One part of the Pyruvatibacter sp. genome encodes these proteins:
- a CDS encoding DUF2312 domain-containing protein, whose translation MAQTGGVARDQLKSIVERIERLEEEKAALAGDIREVYAEAKGNGFDVKALRRVVRERKLDRAEFQEQEAIIDLYRSALGLAAE comes from the coding sequence ATGGCGCAGACCGGCGGCGTAGCCCGCGATCAACTCAAATCCATTGTTGAACGCATTGAGCGGCTTGAGGAAGAAAAAGCAGCGCTCGCCGGCGACATCCGCGAGGTATATGCCGAGGCCAAGGGCAACGGCTTCGACGTGAAGGCGCTGCGGCGCGTTGTGCGCGAGCGCAAGCTGGACCGGGCCGAGTTTCAGGAGCAGGAAGCAATCATTGACCTTTACCGCTCAGCGCTTGGCCTGGCTGCGGAGTAG
- a CDS encoding sigma-54 dependent transcriptional regulator produces the protein MAKTILIVDDDPAQMRLISAVVERDGHRVMTANGGNEAICALEGARGHEVDLVVLDLVMPQTDGWAVMERIHPTRPELPFIVLTGHGGIDTVVKAMQAGARDFVVKPASPERLQVSIANALKLEALGKEITRLKKHSTGQLTFGDLIAESPAMQKVGKIGERAAQSNIPILIEGESGVGKEMIARAIQGSSDRAGRPFVTVNCGAIPENLVESILFGHEKGAFTGATDKHAGKFQEAHGGTLFLDEIGELPLDMQVKLLRALQEGEVDPVGAKKPVKVDIRLISATNRDLIQAVQDGIFREDLYYRLNVFPVSVPPLRERREDIVPLTDHFAARFAAEEGKPIRGLDADARALLEGFAWPGNVRQLENAVFRAVVLCDGDMLTFEDFPQIASLAGAQARPKPRLPDIQPAVLGGTVQGGTAQPAMAQPAAPQFGTRPDQSVLHETIPGDVSVLDETGNLKKLEEMEADMIRLAIDKYEGHMSEVARRLGIGRSTLYRKVRDLGIEVRA, from the coding sequence ATGGCCAAGACGATTCTCATTGTTGATGACGACCCGGCTCAGATGCGGCTGATTTCAGCCGTTGTGGAGCGCGACGGACACCGCGTCATGACAGCAAACGGCGGCAACGAAGCCATTTGCGCTCTCGAAGGCGCGCGCGGCCATGAAGTTGACCTTGTGGTTCTGGACCTCGTGATGCCCCAGACCGACGGCTGGGCGGTGATGGAGCGCATCCACCCGACCCGTCCTGAACTGCCCTTTATCGTGCTCACCGGCCATGGCGGCATTGATACGGTGGTTAAGGCCATGCAGGCAGGTGCCCGCGACTTTGTGGTTAAGCCCGCAAGCCCGGAACGGCTGCAGGTTTCCATTGCCAACGCCCTTAAACTCGAGGCTTTGGGCAAGGAAATTACGCGCCTCAAGAAACATTCAACCGGCCAGCTCACATTTGGCGACCTGATTGCCGAAAGCCCGGCCATGCAGAAGGTCGGCAAAATCGGCGAGCGTGCCGCCCAGTCCAACATTCCGATTCTCATTGAAGGCGAGTCGGGCGTCGGCAAGGAAATGATCGCCCGTGCCATTCAGGGCTCCAGCGACCGCGCCGGACGCCCGTTTGTAACGGTCAACTGCGGTGCGATTCCGGAGAATCTGGTCGAATCGATTCTTTTTGGCCACGAAAAAGGCGCGTTTACCGGCGCGACCGACAAACACGCAGGCAAGTTTCAGGAGGCCCATGGCGGCACTCTGTTTCTGGACGAGATCGGCGAACTGCCCCTCGACATGCAGGTAAAGCTGCTGCGCGCCCTGCAGGAAGGCGAAGTGGACCCGGTCGGGGCCAAAAAGCCTGTCAAAGTGGACATTCGCCTGATCTCGGCCACCAATCGCGACCTTATCCAGGCCGTGCAGGACGGTATCTTCCGCGAAGACCTGTATTACCGCCTCAACGTCTTCCCCGTATCAGTGCCGCCGCTGCGCGAGCGCCGCGAAGACATTGTGCCGCTGACAGACCATTTTGCCGCCCGCTTTGCCGCCGAAGAAGGCAAGCCCATTCGCGGTCTGGATGCAGACGCCCGCGCATTGCTGGAAGGTTTTGCGTGGCCCGGCAATGTGCGTCAGCTTGAAAACGCGGTGTTCCGCGCGGTGGTTCTGTGCGACGGCGACATGCTGACCTTTGAGGACTTCCCGCAGATTGCCAGCCTCGCCGGTGCCCAGGCGCGGCCAAAGCCCCGCCTGCCGGACATTCAGCCTGCGGTTCTGGGCGGAACTGTTCAGGGCGGCACTGCCCAGCCAGCGATGGCACAGCCGGCAGCCCCCCAGTTTGGTACGCGGCCCGACCAATCCGTGCTGCACGAAACAATCCCCGGTGATGTCTCGGTGCTGGATGAAACCGGCAATCTCAAGAAACTTGAAGAGATGGAAGCCGACATGATCCGCCTCGCCATCGACAAGTATGAGGGCCACATGTCGGAAGTCGCCCGCCGCCTTGGCATCGGTCGCTCAACGCTGTACCGCAAGGTGCGTGACCTGGGCATTGAGGTGCGGGCGTAG